From a region of the Candidatus Amarolinea dominans genome:
- a CDS encoding DUF1405 domain-containing protein yields MLNVNRPLRQLFDLLQRRDLAWTIISLNLIGFIVGTVYWYGPHFMVGKNGLGAPSPLLWVFIPDCPLFAFLFVLAYIGLRRHRDWNWFYAVTAIGLIKYGVWTVTFWLTYWNVGAPITLEGVIMTVAHLGMITQGIFLLTQFRAEMRHVLVALAWFVLSDFVDYGLGEYPFFYPSVPLWLMQWHTISMTWLLCAWVAFLAARKAPVLQASGSKS; encoded by the coding sequence ATGTTGAATGTCAATCGGCCCCTGCGACAACTTTTCGATCTATTGCAGCGCCGCGACCTGGCCTGGACGATCATCAGCCTGAACCTGATCGGTTTTATCGTGGGCACAGTCTACTGGTATGGCCCGCATTTCATGGTCGGCAAGAACGGCCTGGGCGCGCCGTCACCCCTGCTCTGGGTGTTCATCCCTGACTGCCCGCTCTTTGCGTTCCTCTTTGTGCTGGCGTACATCGGCTTACGCCGCCACAGGGACTGGAACTGGTTCTACGCCGTGACCGCCATCGGTTTGATCAAGTATGGCGTGTGGACGGTCACTTTTTGGCTTACGTACTGGAACGTGGGCGCCCCCATCACCCTGGAAGGTGTCATCATGACCGTCGCCCACCTCGGTATGATTACGCAAGGTATCTTTTTGTTGACGCAGTTCCGTGCCGAAATGCGTCATGTGTTGGTCGCCCTGGCCTGGTTTGTGCTCAGTGATTTTGTGGATTACGGCCTGGGCGAATACCCGTTCTTCTATCCAAGCGTGCCTTTATGGCTCATGCAGTGGCATACGATCAGCATGACGTGGTTGTTGTGCGCGTGGGTGGCCTTCCTGGCTGCACGCAAGGCGCCCGTGTTGCAAGCATCTGGTAGCAAATCCTAA
- a CDS encoding acyltransferase yields MTPSNRRHDRLQIRPSPDERNTLQHLYSTVPFWRVVRNWLVIYTARYLPWLHVKRRLYQAVGVTIGEDVSVGLAAVFDVFFPEEITIGANSIIGYNTVILAHEYLQREWRKGPVVIGRNVVIGANCTILPGIIIGDGAVVSAMSLVNRDVSPGATVGGVPVRVLAEAESGERRAELC; encoded by the coding sequence ATGACACCGAGCAACAGACGCCATGACCGTCTGCAGATTCGCCCATCCCCTGATGAACGCAACACGCTGCAGCACCTGTACAGCACAGTTCCCTTTTGGCGGGTGGTGCGCAACTGGTTGGTCATCTACACAGCACGCTACCTGCCGTGGCTGCATGTCAAACGACGCCTGTACCAGGCCGTCGGCGTGACCATCGGCGAGGATGTATCGGTGGGACTTGCCGCGGTGTTCGATGTCTTTTTTCCCGAAGAGATCACGATCGGCGCCAATTCGATCATCGGCTACAACACGGTCATTCTGGCGCACGAGTATCTGCAGCGGGAATGGCGTAAAGGGCCGGTGGTGATCGGGCGCAATGTCGTCATTGGCGCGAACTGCACCATCCTGCCGGGGATCATCATCGGTGATGGCGCCGTGGTATCGGCCATGAGCCTGGTCAACAGGGACGTTTCACCCGGCGCCACCGTGGGCGGCGTGCCTGTTCGGGTGCTGGCTGAAGCTGAGAGCGGGGAGCGGAGAGCTGAGCTATGTTGA
- a CDS encoding biotin/lipoyl-binding protein: MKYIASVQSKDFLVEIDLDHHITVDGKPFDVDLKRIGTLPVFSLLLNKASHEVVAEELQGNTYRIMIGGEVLEVRVEDERWRRLNQARDLLAVQGGELQLKAPIPGLVVKVLVAEDEAVHAGQSLVILEAMKMENDLKAPRASIIGQVKVKPGDRVDQGQVLLTLHGEA, from the coding sequence ATGAAGTATATTGCATCCGTCCAGAGTAAGGACTTCCTGGTTGAGATTGACCTGGACCACCACATCACGGTGGACGGCAAGCCGTTCGACGTTGATCTCAAGCGCATCGGCACCCTGCCGGTCTTTTCGCTGCTGCTCAACAAAGCCTCGCACGAAGTAGTGGCCGAGGAGTTGCAGGGCAACACCTACCGGATAATGATCGGCGGTGAAGTCCTGGAAGTACGGGTGGAGGATGAACGCTGGCGTCGCCTGAATCAAGCGCGTGATCTTCTCGCGGTGCAAGGCGGCGAGCTACAACTCAAGGCGCCCATCCCCGGCCTGGTGGTCAAGGTACTGGTCGCCGAAGACGAGGCCGTGCATGCCGGGCAGAGTCTTGTCATCCTGGAAGCCATGAAGATGGAAAACGACCTCAAGGCGCCGCGCGCGTCCATCATCGGCCAGGTCAAGGTCAAACCGGGCGATCGCGTGGATCAAGGGCAGGTGCTGCTGACACTGCATGGTGAGGCGTAG
- the accC gene encoding acetyl-CoA carboxylase biotin carboxylase subunit, whose product MFKKVLVANRGEIAVRILRACEERGLKTVAVYSDADRNALHVRFADEAYHIGPAPSRESYLRIDKLLEVAHKAGAEAIHPGYGFLSENADFAEACEAEGIAFIGPPAAAIRAMGDKVEARRSMVAAGVPVVPGTPHGLRDDEAPGAAAQIGFPLLIKAAAGGGGKGMRAVRRAEDLLSSLDAARREARNAFGNDTVYMEKLVENARHIEIQILADQHGNVIHLGERECSIQRRHQKLIEEAPSVAVNDELRTRMGAIAVRAAQAVKYVNAGTFEFLLDHDGHFYFLEMNTRLQVEHPVTEMVTGVDIVKEMIAIASGRKLRWKQEDIRPRGWAIECRVTAEDPFNNFMPSGGRVVTLSEPTGPGVRVESGIYEGFEVSLYYDPMIAKLIVWGETRPEAILRMRRALREYKIGGIKTSIPFHQQIMDSTRFMWGTFDTTFLEQRFALQSTEKPENKEIAAIIATLLLHESERRAISVRQSADAGTSIWKRASRWGGLRV is encoded by the coding sequence ATGTTCAAAAAAGTTCTGGTCGCCAATCGCGGTGAAATTGCCGTGCGCATCCTGCGCGCGTGTGAGGAGCGCGGATTGAAAACCGTCGCTGTCTATTCGGATGCCGACCGCAACGCCTTGCATGTGCGTTTCGCTGATGAGGCGTACCACATTGGCCCGGCGCCGTCGCGTGAGAGCTATCTACGCATTGACAAGCTCCTGGAAGTGGCGCACAAGGCCGGCGCCGAGGCCATTCATCCTGGCTACGGCTTTCTATCTGAAAATGCAGATTTCGCCGAAGCCTGTGAGGCTGAAGGCATCGCCTTCATCGGTCCGCCGGCCGCCGCCATCCGCGCGATGGGTGACAAGGTGGAGGCGCGGCGCAGCATGGTGGCGGCCGGGGTACCGGTGGTGCCGGGCACGCCGCACGGGTTGCGCGACGATGAAGCCCCGGGCGCCGCGGCGCAGATTGGCTTTCCCCTGCTCATCAAGGCGGCGGCCGGCGGCGGCGGCAAGGGCATGCGCGCGGTGCGCCGCGCCGAAGACCTGCTGAGTTCCCTGGATGCCGCACGCCGCGAGGCCAGGAACGCATTTGGCAACGACACCGTGTACATGGAAAAACTGGTGGAGAACGCCCGCCACATCGAGATTCAGATTCTGGCCGACCAACACGGCAACGTCATCCACCTGGGCGAACGTGAGTGCTCCATTCAGCGCCGTCACCAGAAGCTGATCGAAGAGGCGCCCTCGGTGGCGGTGAACGACGAATTACGCACGCGCATGGGGGCGATTGCCGTACGTGCCGCGCAGGCGGTCAAATACGTCAACGCCGGCACCTTCGAGTTCCTGCTCGATCACGATGGGCATTTCTATTTTCTGGAGATGAACACCCGCCTGCAGGTGGAACATCCGGTGACGGAGATGGTCACCGGCGTGGACATCGTCAAAGAGATGATTGCCATTGCCAGCGGCCGTAAGCTGCGCTGGAAGCAAGAGGACATTCGCCCGCGCGGCTGGGCCATCGAGTGCCGCGTCACCGCCGAGGACCCCTTCAACAACTTCATGCCGTCCGGCGGCCGCGTGGTCACACTGTCGGAACCAACGGGGCCAGGGGTACGCGTGGAAAGCGGCATCTACGAAGGCTTTGAGGTGTCGCTATACTACGACCCCATGATTGCCAAGTTGATTGTGTGGGGCGAGACACGACCCGAAGCGATTCTACGCATGCGCCGCGCGCTGCGTGAATATAAAATTGGCGGAATCAAGACCAGCATCCCATTCCATCAACAGATCATGGACAGCACGCGCTTCATGTGGGGGACGTTCGATACCACCTTCCTGGAGCAGCGCTTTGCCCTGCAAAGCACTGAGAAGCCGGAAAATAAAGAGATTGCCGCGATTATCGCCACGCTCCTCTTGCACGAAAGCGAACGCCGGGCCATCAGCGTCCGCCAGTCGGCCGACGCCGGCACCTCAATCTGGAAGCGTGCCAGCCGTTGGGGAGGGTTACGCGTATGA
- the rpsO gene encoding 30S ribosomal protein S15: protein MSLSRENKSVVIQEYHTHETDTGSPEVQVALLTKRINSLVEHLKAHAHDENSRRGLLKLVGKRRRHLNYLNHINNDRYMALVGRLGLRK from the coding sequence GTGTCACTGTCACGTGAAAACAAATCAGTCGTCATCCAGGAATACCACACGCACGAAACCGATACCGGTTCACCCGAAGTTCAGGTGGCCCTGCTGACCAAGCGCATCAATTCCCTGGTCGAGCATCTCAAGGCGCACGCGCATGACGAGAATTCGCGCCGCGGCCTGCTCAAACTGGTTGGCAAACGCCGTCGCCACCTTAACTATCTGAACCACATCAACAACGACCGTTACATGGCGTTGGTTGGTCGTCTCGGTTTGCGCAAGTAG
- a CDS encoding HD domain-containing protein: MNEPGASMTSAEALAQIVELLRARAYFTSQGLPVAAIEKAQEANKLAEQHGMLAQQANIYVHLAEDQAFLLGSYEAAAQNARHCLELSEQLLGDNKTKIATAYSVIGFCAAQEHHYVDSVWALREALDTLAEMQQRKPVDLSVHEQRTLLRAYINLANSFALVGEYLQARDLYLKGLELARAVGNQVALITLLENLGHYEILLGNYAQAEAYLIEGEELARTATHADWLERLSYFHQMRAEVCFRRSELREAWRYASQALDMHVRQLFHFDRSVVADVNALIGNIYLASGAYQTGLDCLQRAERIYHHRGMVAEADRVHLQLALGRMLLEGGSLLPTARPNLLSTEDERSFVLLSQVMDLLFDMYTVEEEVADHSDRVVRYALLLARQLNLPAAGIDALAYIGPLHDLGKMRVPPEILNKPGALTEDEFNLMKRHPEEGVEILLQAALGLSDEALALLRHHHERWDGRGYPAGLKGEAIPPVARALSVADSYDAMTMDRPYRKGMPHGEAMRRLAAASGSQFDPAVVAAWEALHEVPADFKYVASW, encoded by the coding sequence GTGAACGAACCTGGTGCGTCAATGACCTCCGCCGAAGCCCTGGCGCAAATCGTCGAACTGCTGCGCGCGCGCGCCTACTTCACCAGCCAGGGCCTGCCGGTCGCGGCCATTGAAAAGGCGCAAGAGGCCAACAAACTGGCCGAGCAGCACGGCATGTTGGCGCAGCAGGCCAACATCTATGTCCACCTGGCTGAGGATCAGGCCTTTCTGCTGGGCAGCTACGAGGCGGCGGCGCAGAATGCGCGACACTGCCTGGAGTTGAGCGAACAGCTCCTCGGCGACAACAAGACGAAAATCGCCACGGCCTACAGTGTCATTGGCTTTTGTGCCGCCCAAGAGCATCATTACGTAGATTCAGTCTGGGCGCTGCGTGAGGCGCTGGACACGCTGGCAGAAATGCAGCAGCGCAAGCCGGTTGATCTGTCGGTACACGAACAGCGCACCTTGCTGCGCGCGTATATCAACCTGGCGAACTCGTTTGCCCTGGTTGGCGAGTACCTGCAGGCGCGTGACCTGTACCTGAAAGGTCTGGAGTTGGCGCGGGCGGTGGGCAACCAGGTGGCTCTCATCACCCTGCTTGAAAATCTGGGCCACTATGAGATCCTGCTGGGCAACTATGCGCAAGCCGAAGCGTATCTGATCGAAGGTGAAGAATTGGCGCGCACGGCCACCCATGCCGATTGGCTGGAGCGCCTGAGCTACTTCCACCAGATGCGCGCCGAAGTCTGCTTCCGCCGCAGCGAACTGCGTGAAGCCTGGCGCTACGCCAGCCAGGCGCTCGACATGCACGTGCGCCAGTTGTTCCATTTCGACCGCTCCGTGGTGGCCGACGTCAATGCCCTGATTGGCAACATCTACCTGGCCAGCGGCGCCTACCAGACCGGCCTCGATTGTCTGCAGCGCGCCGAACGCATCTACCATCACCGGGGCATGGTGGCCGAGGCCGACCGCGTCCATTTGCAGTTGGCCCTGGGGCGCATGTTGCTGGAGGGCGGCAGTTTGCTACCCACGGCACGGCCCAACTTGCTCTCGACCGAAGATGAACGTTCGTTCGTATTGCTCAGCCAGGTCATGGATCTGCTCTTCGATATGTACACCGTGGAAGAAGAGGTGGCAGATCACAGCGATCGGGTGGTGCGTTATGCGCTCCTGCTGGCGCGGCAGCTCAACTTGCCGGCTGCAGGCATAGACGCCCTGGCCTACATCGGCCCCTTGCACGACCTGGGCAAGATGCGCGTGCCGCCGGAGATTCTCAACAAGCCAGGCGCCTTGACCGAAGACGAGTTCAATCTGATGAAACGCCATCCCGAAGAGGGGGTGGAGATTCTGCTGCAGGCTGCCCTGGGCCTGAGCGATGAGGCGCTGGCCCTCCTGCGCCATCATCACGAACGTTGGGACGGCCGGGGTTATCCGGCCGGCCTCAAGGGTGAGGCCATTCCACCTGTCGCCCGTGCGCTGAGCGTGGCCGATTCATACGATGCCATGACCATGGATCGTCCCTATCGTAAAGGTATGCCGCACGGCGAGGCCATGCGTCGCCTGGCAGCCGCGTCCGGTTCACAGTTCGATCCGGCGGTTGTGGCGGCCTGGGAGGCACTGCACGAAGTGCCCGCTGACTTCAAGTATGTCGCAAGCTGGTAA